Genomic segment of Cronobacter dublinensis subsp. dublinensis LMG 23823:
GCTGAACTGGGACGGCTTTCGCACCTATAACTTCGACGTGATAGACGGCGTGAAGTACCAGATAGACGTCACGCAGCCTGCGAAATATGACGGCGAATGCCAGACCGTGAACCCGAAGGCGGAACGCATTAAGCATTTGACGTTTAACGGCAAACCCATCGATCCCAACGCGACATTCCTGGTCGCGACCAATAACTACCGCGCCTACAGCGGCAAGTTCGCAGGCACGGGCGACAGCCATATCGCCTTCGCCTCGCCGGACGAGAACCGCGCGGTGCTGGCGGCGTGGATCGGCGCTGAAACCAAACGCGCGGGCGAAATCCACCCGGCGGCGGATAACAACTGGCGTCTGGCGCCCATTAACAGCCGCCAGAAACTGGATATCCGCTTTGAAACCTCGCCGTCCGACAAAGCCGCCGCGTTTATCAAAGAGAAAGCGCAATACCCGATGAAAAAGGTCGGCAACGACGACATCGGTTTCGCGGTCTATCAGCTGGATCTGTCGAAATAAGGGTTATCAGTGCCGGGTGTGGTGGTAGCCGCACCCGGCACTCTGTCTCCAGCACCAGAGCCCGACGCTCACGCCGCACGCGCGTCCCGGTTTGCTATCACCTGCGGCGTATGCACTTCAATCCAGTCGGCCAGCGCCGCCACCTTCTCACTCACCTCCACGCCGAGCGGCGTCAGGCTGTACTCCACGTGCGGCGGCACCACCGGATAGGAGACGCGATCTACGAAGCCGTCCTGCTCCAGCGCCTGTAACGACTGCGCCAGCATCTTCTCGCTGACGCCGCCCATTTTGCGGCGTAAATCGCTGAAACGGTGCGTGCCGTCGCGCAGCGCCACCAGGATCAGCACGCCCCAGCGGCTGGTCACGTGCTTCAGCACGTCGCGGGACGGGCACTCTTCGGCGAACAGATTGCCGTCGCGCAGCTGTTCGCTCAAGGTAGGGATGGACATAGGATACTTACCTTTTTGTACGTACTTACTAAAAGTGAGCTTGGATGATAGTGTGCCACAACACACACCAGAGACAAAGGAAAAGACCATGATCGCGATTACCGGCGCTACCGGCCAGCTTGGCCAGCGCGTTATCCATACCCTCATGAAAACCGTCGCGGCAAAGGATGTCGTGGCCATCGTCCGTAACCCGGCGAAAGCCACCGCCCTGCAGGAAAAAGGCGTGCAGGTACGCGCCGCCGACTACAGCGACGTCGCGGCGCTGAGCGCGGCATTACAGGGCGTGGAAAAGCTGCTGCTTATCTCCTCAAGCGAAGTTGGCCAGCGCGTGGCGCAGCACCGCAACGTGATTGAAGCGGCCAAAGCCGCAGGGGTTACGCTGATTGCCTACACCAGCCTCCTGCATGCTGACCGTTCGCCGCTCGCCCTGGCGGATGAACACGTTGCGACCGAAAAAATGCTCGCCGACGCGGCTATTCCTTATGTGCTGCTGCGTAACGGCTGGTATACCGAAAACTATCTGGCAAGCGTGCCGCCTGCGCTTGAACACGGCGTATTTATCGGCAGCGCAGGCGACGGGAAAATCGCTTCCGCCAGCCGTCAGGATTACGCCGATGCCGCCGCAAACGTGCTGACGCTTGATAACCAGGCCGGACGCGTATACGAACTGGCGGGCGATGAAGCCTGGACGCTTCGCGATCTCACCGCGCTGTTAAGCGAAACCACCGGTAAAAACGTGATGTACCAGAACCTGAGCGAGGCGGATTTCGCCGCGGCGCTCGCGGGCGCGGGCCTGCCAGAAGGCTTCGCGAAACTGCTGGCCGATTCCGATATCGGCGCGTCCAAAGGCGGTCTGTTTGATGACAGCCATCAGCTCAGCGCGCTGATTGGCCGCCCCACCACGCCGCTTGCC
This window contains:
- a CDS encoding winged helix-turn-helix transcriptional regulator encodes the protein MSIPTLSEQLRDGNLFAEECPSRDVLKHVTSRWGVLILVALRDGTHRFSDLRRKMGGVSEKMLAQSLQALEQDGFVDRVSYPVVPPHVEYSLTPLGVEVSEKVAALADWIEVHTPQVIANRDARAA
- a CDS encoding SDR family oxidoreductase, which produces MIAITGATGQLGQRVIHTLMKTVAAKDVVAIVRNPAKATALQEKGVQVRAADYSDVAALSAALQGVEKLLLISSSEVGQRVAQHRNVIEAAKAAGVTLIAYTSLLHADRSPLALADEHVATEKMLADAAIPYVLLRNGWYTENYLASVPPALEHGVFIGSAGDGKIASASRQDYADAAANVLTLDNQAGRVYELAGDEAWTLRDLTALLSETTGKNVMYQNLSEADFAAALAGAGLPEGFAKLLADSDIGASKGGLFDDSHQLSALIGRPTTPLAANLREMLEK